A stretch of the Candidatus Bandiella numerosa genome encodes the following:
- the radC gene encoding RadC family protein, with translation MEGIENKHGHRKRLKDRFYKSPIRTLPDYEILEMLLFNVILIKDTKLVAKSLLKEFGSLAGVINAEYSQLNRVKGLGKSAEIYFKLLKDLFSRLHIPNDSNKKFHILNNWSSVINYCNLTMGFQKIEHFKILYLNSKNMLIHEQMIDSGTVDRIAIHPREIVKNALTHFASAVILVHNHPSGDISPSKQDIEITNKIVTALKAVNIIVHDHIIVSHNDYFSFKTNNLINSE, from the coding sequence ATGGAAGGAATTGAGAATAAACATGGACACAGAAAGAGGTTAAAAGATAGATTTTATAAATCGCCGATAAGAACTTTGCCGGATTATGAGATATTAGAAATGTTGTTATTTAATGTTATATTAATTAAAGATACAAAGCTGGTGGCGAAATCACTATTGAAGGAATTTGGAAGTTTAGCTGGAGTAATCAATGCCGAATATAGTCAGCTAAATAGAGTAAAAGGTTTAGGGAAATCAGCTGAGATATATTTTAAACTATTAAAAGATTTATTTAGTCGTTTGCATATACCTAATGACTCAAATAAAAAATTTCATATACTTAACAATTGGAGTTCTGTTATAAATTATTGTAATTTAACTATGGGATTTCAAAAAATTGAACATTTCAAGATACTATACTTAAATTCAAAAAATATGTTAATACACGAACAAATGATTGATTCTGGTACTGTTGATAGAATAGCTATACATCCAAGAGAGATTGTGAAAAATGCATTAACGCATTTCGCATCTGCGGTTATTCTGGTACATAATCATCCAAGTGGAGATATATCTCCATCCAAACAAGATATAGAGATTACGAATAAGATTGTAACAGCTTTAAAGGCTGTAAATATTATTGTGCATGATCACATAATAGTTTCGCACAACGATTATTTTTCATTTAAAACAAATAATTTGATTAATTCAGAATGA
- a CDS encoding acyl-CoA carboxylase subunit beta, translating to MQHKKINEKINEKIQAVRLGGGQERIDKQHQSGKLTARERIEILLDPDSFEEMDAFIEHRCQNFGMQDKIFPGDGVVIGHGTINGRMVFVYSQDFTVIGGSLGEMHAKKITKIQDLALKLKAPIIGINDSGGARIQEGVDSLKGYGEIFQRNVDSSGVIPQISIIMGPCAGGAVYSPALTDFIFMVNQTSYMYLTGPDIVKTATHEDVTHDELGGAQVHMNKSGVIDYVAENDIECLQMVRRLFDFLPSSNVAELPTYKTNDPADRIEMSLETLVPKDNTKPYDMKQLIEKVVDEGDYFEIKENYAKNIMVGFARFEGRPVGIIANQPMEIAGCLDINASIKAARFIRFCDAFGIPIVSFIDVPGFLPGTDQEHKGIIKHGAKLLYAYAEATVPKISLIARKSYGGAYIVMSSKHLGGDINLAWPDTEIAVMGAKGAVKILKGVTVDEYEEKFASPLVAASRGYLDDIIKPHRTRWRICKYLAMLENKKVEKPWRKHDNMPL from the coding sequence ATGCAACATAAAAAAATTAACGAGAAAATAAATGAAAAAATACAAGCGGTAAGATTAGGTGGCGGACAAGAGAGGATAGACAAACAGCATCAATCTGGCAAATTAACTGCCAGGGAGAGAATAGAAATTTTGTTAGACCCAGATTCATTTGAGGAAATGGATGCTTTTATTGAACATAGGTGCCAAAATTTTGGTATGCAAGATAAAATTTTTCCAGGGGACGGTGTTGTGATTGGACATGGTACTATTAATGGGAGAATGGTTTTTGTATATAGTCAAGATTTTACTGTTATAGGTGGTTCATTAGGTGAAATGCATGCAAAAAAAATTACTAAGATACAAGATTTAGCTTTGAAACTGAAGGCTCCTATTATTGGGATAAACGATTCAGGCGGAGCAAGAATACAAGAAGGTGTAGATTCTCTGAAAGGATACGGAGAAATTTTTCAAAGGAATGTAGATTCTTCCGGAGTGATACCTCAAATTTCAATAATAATGGGACCATGTGCCGGGGGGGCGGTATATTCTCCAGCATTAACAGACTTTATATTTATGGTTAATCAGACCTCATACATGTATTTGACGGGACCAGACATAGTAAAAACTGCCACACATGAGGATGTAACCCATGATGAGCTTGGTGGAGCGCAGGTTCATATGAATAAAAGTGGTGTCATTGATTATGTAGCAGAAAATGATATAGAGTGTCTGCAAATGGTAAGAAGGCTTTTCGATTTCTTGCCATCTTCAAATGTAGCGGAGCTACCAACCTATAAAACAAACGATCCTGCAGATAGGATTGAGATGTCCTTGGAAACTTTAGTGCCAAAAGATAATACTAAACCTTATGATATGAAGCAACTCATTGAAAAAGTAGTTGATGAGGGTGATTATTTTGAGATAAAAGAAAATTATGCAAAAAATATTATGGTCGGATTTGCAAGATTTGAAGGGCGACCTGTAGGTATTATAGCAAATCAACCCATGGAAATTGCGGGTTGTTTAGATATCAATGCATCTATAAAAGCTGCGAGGTTTATAAGGTTTTGTGATGCTTTCGGCATACCTATAGTATCATTCATTGATGTACCAGGTTTTTTACCAGGGACTGATCAAGAGCACAAAGGAATTATTAAGCACGGTGCAAAATTATTATATGCTTATGCTGAAGCTACGGTTCCAAAAATTAGCCTTATTGCGAGAAAGTCTTATGGAGGGGCTTATATAGTTATGAGTTCAAAGCATTTAGGAGGTGACATTAATTTGGCTTGGCCTGATACAGAGATTGCAGTTATGGGAGCAAAGGGGGCGGTAAAAATACTAAAGGGGGTGACGGTGGATGAGTATGAAGAAAAATTTGCATCACCACTTGTTGCGGCGTCACGTGGTTATTTAGACGATATTATAAAACCTCACCGAACTAGATGGAGAATATGTAAATATTTAGCAATGCTTGAAAATAAAAAAGTTGAAAAACCATGGAGAAAGCATGATAATATGCCATTATAA
- the argS gene encoding arginine--tRNA ligase, translating to MNIFTHFRNILFTDIESIYPKTIESDDVKVEFPNNPEYGDLSSNIGIIIAKKIKANPKDIAEKILKVISKNEYIDEVTIAGAGFLNIKVKKSFWYLFLKQLVNSGHDYPKINVGKGEKVNIEFVSSNPTGPLHLGHAKGAVFGDVIANLLLKCGYDITKEFYINDAGNQINNLTKSLKIRYKQLLGEKIELEENCYPGEYLIELAKNLHEEIRDDTNKLNDENFLNNFAVEKILEIIKNELHHLGVYHDNFVSEKQLILQNKVKHCIDFLKEKNLLYQGMLEKPKGESSDDWEPKEQTLFRSTNYGDDIDRAVVKSNGEYTYFASDIAYHLDKIERGFNNMVLLLGADHIGYKKRLVSSVNALSDGEAKLDVKICQLVKLLRDGKQIKMSKRSGNFISLEEILDEIGKDALRFAILSKSSDTVLEVDVEKLKQQTKDNPVFYVQYASARANSILKKAKEMQINIENLVKEEVDLSLLDSEYDFNLIKMLALYPKILTSCLNTLDPHKITYYLYDLACKFHQIWSKGTKEENIKFINKDNVELTKARILLVHATTLVITSGLKILGIKAVEQM from the coding sequence ATGAATATATTTACGCATTTTAGAAATATACTGTTTACTGATATTGAATCTATTTATCCAAAAACTATAGAAAGTGATGATGTTAAAGTTGAATTTCCAAATAATCCTGAATACGGAGATTTATCATCTAACATTGGAATAATTATTGCTAAAAAAATAAAAGCCAATCCTAAAGATATTGCTGAAAAAATATTGAAGGTCATTAGCAAAAATGAATATATAGATGAAGTCACAATTGCAGGAGCTGGATTTTTAAATATTAAAGTAAAAAAAAGCTTTTGGTATTTATTTTTAAAGCAATTAGTGAATAGTGGCCATGATTACCCTAAAATAAATGTTGGCAAAGGTGAAAAAGTAAATATAGAGTTTGTTTCTTCCAATCCAACAGGTCCACTTCATTTAGGACATGCTAAGGGAGCAGTTTTTGGTGATGTGATTGCAAATTTACTTTTAAAATGTGGTTACGATATTACAAAAGAGTTTTACATTAATGACGCAGGCAATCAGATTAATAATTTAACAAAATCATTAAAAATTAGATATAAACAATTGCTTGGAGAAAAAATAGAATTAGAGGAAAATTGCTACCCTGGGGAATATCTCATAGAATTAGCAAAAAATTTACATGAAGAAATTAGAGATGATACAAATAAACTAAATGATGAAAATTTTTTAAATAATTTTGCTGTTGAAAAAATATTAGAAATTATTAAAAATGAACTCCATCATCTTGGTGTCTATCATGATAATTTTGTTTCTGAAAAACAATTGATACTACAGAATAAAGTTAAACATTGCATAGATTTTTTAAAGGAAAAAAATTTGCTCTACCAAGGTATGCTGGAAAAACCAAAGGGGGAATCAAGCGATGATTGGGAGCCAAAAGAACAAACCTTGTTTAGATCAACAAATTACGGCGATGATATTGATAGAGCTGTAGTAAAATCTAATGGGGAATACACATATTTTGCATCTGACATAGCTTACCACCTTGATAAAATTGAACGAGGATTTAATAACATGGTGTTATTACTTGGAGCTGATCACATAGGCTATAAAAAAAGATTAGTAAGTTCTGTAAATGCTTTAAGCGATGGAGAAGCTAAATTGGATGTTAAAATTTGTCAATTAGTGAAGCTCTTAAGGGATGGCAAACAAATAAAAATGTCCAAACGTTCAGGAAATTTTATTTCTTTAGAAGAAATATTGGATGAAATTGGTAAGGATGCCTTAAGATTTGCAATCCTGTCTAAAAGTTCAGATACGGTACTAGAAGTAGATGTCGAAAAGCTTAAGCAACAAACTAAAGATAACCCCGTCTTTTATGTGCAATACGCATCTGCTAGAGCAAATTCTATTTTAAAAAAAGCTAAAGAAATGCAAATTAATATAGAGAATCTTGTTAAAGAAGAAGTTGATCTATCACTACTTGATAGTGAATATGATTTTAACTTAATTAAGATGTTAGCACTATACCCAAAAATACTAACTTCTTGCCTAAATACTCTAGACCCCCATAAAATTACCTATTATTTATACGATCTAGCATGTAAATTTCACCAAATATGGAGCAAAGGCACTAAAGAAGAAAATATAAAATTCATAAACAAGGACAATGTTGAATTAACAAAAGCACGCATTTTATTAGTTCATGCCACTACATTAGTTATCACCTCAGGATTAAAAATCTTAGGAATTAAGGCAGTGGAACAAATGTAA
- a CDS encoding dicarboxylate/amino acid:cation symporter, with protein MCAENLPALKKRSNVFLFYFIAIVLGIISGLYGSEFLQNLSALISDIFIKIFKCISLPIIGFFIIVTLSQYSADDQMKGIWRRTLLYTVSTTIIASSVACALYLIINPSNISTLDLSILPSQNNVSSSTYLGYLINLIPSNIFAPFLEHQVMGMLFISMVVGIAIRYIPDQESRTSIINFFKGTHGIFLVVIGWIVNIIPIALFGFIATAIIQFKSGVNISGLGSYLGVVVLANLVQGFVILPIFLYTNKIKPFIMLRGMFPALSIAFFSKSSAGTLPVTMNTVEVNLGVSPKVSRFVLPLCTSINMNGCAAFIFTTVIYIMQNHGIEINLWTMFAWIFIATIAAIGNAGVPMGCFFLSDSLLSSMDIPIILLGLILPFYSIIDMIETALNVWSDACVTKVIDEQTQKI; from the coding sequence ATGTGCGCAGAAAATTTGCCAGCACTAAAAAAGAGATCAAATGTATTTCTTTTTTATTTTATTGCTATTGTTTTAGGTATTATAAGTGGACTATATGGTTCTGAATTTTTGCAGAACTTAAGTGCGCTTATTTCTGATATTTTTATCAAAATATTTAAATGTATTAGCTTACCTATCATTGGATTTTTCATTATAGTTACACTTTCACAATATAGTGCTGATGATCAGATGAAAGGAATATGGCGCAGGACTCTTTTATATACAGTTAGCACGACCATAATTGCATCGAGCGTTGCCTGTGCTTTATACTTGATTATCAACCCATCAAATATCTCAACTTTGGATTTAAGTATTTTGCCATCACAAAATAATGTTTCTTCCAGTACTTATTTGGGATATTTGATAAATTTGATTCCGTCTAATATTTTTGCCCCATTTTTGGAGCATCAGGTGATGGGGATGCTTTTTATCAGTATGGTTGTTGGGATCGCTATTCGTTATATTCCAGATCAAGAATCGCGCACTAGTATTATTAATTTTTTTAAAGGAACTCATGGAATCTTTCTTGTGGTGATTGGGTGGATTGTTAACATCATTCCCATTGCACTTTTTGGATTTATTGCAACAGCTATCATTCAATTTAAAAGTGGTGTAAATATTTCTGGATTAGGTAGCTATCTTGGAGTTGTTGTGCTTGCAAATCTAGTTCAGGGGTTTGTGATTTTACCAATTTTTTTATATACGAATAAAATAAAGCCTTTTATAATGCTTCGCGGCATGTTTCCAGCGCTTTCTATTGCATTTTTTTCCAAATCTTCTGCCGGAACCTTGCCAGTAACAATGAATACAGTTGAAGTGAATCTTGGTGTATCGCCAAAGGTTAGTAGATTTGTACTTCCACTTTGTACATCTATAAATATGAATGGTTGCGCAGCTTTTATCTTTACCACGGTGATTTATATAATGCAAAATCATGGCATAGAGATCAATCTATGGACAATGTTTGCCTGGATTTTTATTGCTACTATTGCTGCAATTGGCAATGCTGGAGTTCCTATGGGATGCTTTTTTCTTAGTGACAGTTTGCTCAGCAGTATGGATATTCCGATTATTTTACTTGGATTAATATTGCCATTTTATAGCATCATAGACATGATAGAAACCGCTTTAAATGTTTGGTCGGATGCTTGTGTGACTAAAGTGATTGATGAGCAAACTCAAAAAATCTGA
- the rplM gene encoding 50S ribosomal protein L13 encodes MSTKLSSTFFAKPSYVQNKWLLIDAKDQVLGRLAAQIAKILRGKHKPYFTPHINCGDNVVVINADKLKLTGKKLQQKIYYRHTGFPGGIKQIKAIDLISGKYPERMLQLAVKRMMPKESPLARQQLKCLHVYAGEDNPHVAQQPVLINPVK; translated from the coding sequence ATGAGTACAAAGTTATCGAGTACATTTTTTGCTAAACCTTCGTATGTACAAAACAAGTGGTTGTTAATTGATGCAAAGGATCAAGTATTAGGAAGGCTTGCAGCACAAATTGCAAAAATTCTACGTGGAAAGCATAAGCCTTATTTCACACCACATATTAACTGTGGTGATAATGTTGTTGTGATAAATGCAGATAAGTTAAAATTAACAGGCAAAAAACTTCAACAAAAAATTTACTATAGACACACAGGATTTCCTGGAGGAATTAAACAAATTAAGGCTATTGATTTAATATCAGGGAAATATCCAGAAAGAATGTTGCAATTGGCTGTAAAAAGGATGATGCCCAAAGAGAGCCCACTTGCAAGACAACAACTTAAATGTTTGCATGTGTATGCTGGGGAAGATAACCCTCATGTAGCACAACAACCTGTTTTAATTAACCCTGTTAAGTAA
- the rpsI gene encoding 30S ribosomal protein S9 yields MSNKEEIVKESKKKETKIKVASTSKPKITPSSTTKHASPGKLAVSKVIVAEKKEIKKLINADKVYATGKRKTAVAKVWMIKKGSGIITVNGKSIIDYFKRPIYRMIINQPFDIVKAQGVYDIECQVLGSGLSGQAGAIRHGISKALNQISDEYHGTLRSGGFLTRDSRRVERKKYGQPKARKKFQFSKR; encoded by the coding sequence ATGAGTAATAAAGAAGAAATTGTAAAAGAAAGCAAAAAAAAGGAAACTAAAATCAAGGTTGCGTCTACATCAAAACCTAAAATCACACCTAGCTCTACCACTAAACATGCTTCACCAGGTAAATTAGCAGTTTCTAAAGTTATTGTCGCTGAAAAAAAAGAAATAAAAAAGCTAATCAATGCTGATAAGGTATATGCTACAGGAAAAAGAAAAACTGCTGTTGCAAAAGTTTGGATGATCAAAAAGGGCTCTGGTATAATCACAGTAAATGGGAAAAGCATTATAGATTATTTCAAAAGGCCAATTTATAGGATGATCATCAATCAACCTTTTGATATCGTCAAAGCACAAGGTGTTTATGATATAGAATGTCAAGTTCTTGGAAGTGGTTTATCTGGTCAAGCTGGAGCTATTAGACACGGTATAAGCAAAGCATTGAATCAAATTAGTGATGAGTATCATGGTACATTAAGAAGCGGTGGATTCCTTACTAGGGATAGCAGAAGAGTAGAAAGAAAAAAATATGGACAGCCTAAAGCTAGAAAGAAATTTCAGTTCTCTAAAAGATAA
- a CDS encoding MFS transporter translates to MLFNKHKESNIFFIVIATISVFDLAIFFYLPLLSSIRQEFQVDESLIQFSAAINVFGIGVSSIIYGTLSDAWGRKKLVLFGIVCFTIASYCISLVNSIYVLFILRFIQGLGAGVSWSVGNAIVHDIYKGKMFEKAIITLHIIIGSMLVISPALGGYVGNIIGWRHSFQLIAFLGCILFVYCIFLLPETLQSKKTTINIKKILANYLILFKNPTYTKFLTIKVLMVSIAFVNVTNLPLLFVETYNTSVENCGLLIALGASMFVIGGMMCNKLINYFSTYNIIKHSLYFIILSSVILIIGEQIGFLTAINIQLIKIPYLLGIACIFGNATHRIVSAIPELSGSASAIMITLEMFISSIGVRLVSIFYDTTIYPMEIYAIIATLISIITLTRFHGQNN, encoded by the coding sequence ATGTTATTTAATAAACATAAAGAAAGTAATATCTTTTTTATTGTTATTGCAACGATTTCAGTATTTGATCTTGCTATATTCTTCTATTTACCATTACTTTCAAGTATCAGGCAAGAATTCCAGGTTGATGAATCACTAATTCAATTCAGCGCAGCTATTAACGTTTTTGGAATTGGTGTCTCTTCTATTATTTACGGCACATTATCTGATGCTTGGGGTAGAAAAAAATTGGTGTTATTCGGGATAGTTTGCTTCACAATCGCTTCATACTGCATATCATTAGTTAACTCAATATATGTACTATTTATTTTGAGATTTATTCAAGGATTAGGAGCAGGAGTATCATGGTCAGTTGGAAATGCTATAGTACATGATATTTACAAAGGTAAAATGTTTGAAAAAGCAATTATTACTCTACATATTATTATTGGATCAATGCTTGTTATATCGCCAGCATTAGGTGGATACGTTGGAAATATTATTGGTTGGAGACACAGCTTTCAACTAATAGCATTTCTTGGTTGTATATTGTTTGTATACTGCATATTTTTATTGCCAGAAACTTTGCAAAGTAAAAAAACGACAATTAATATTAAAAAAATTTTAGCCAACTATTTAATACTGTTCAAAAATCCCACGTATACAAAATTTTTAACAATCAAGGTGTTGATGGTTTCCATTGCATTTGTAAATGTTACAAATTTACCCTTACTATTTGTTGAAACATATAATACAAGTGTTGAAAACTGTGGGTTATTAATAGCCTTAGGTGCTTCAATGTTTGTGATTGGTGGAATGATGTGCAATAAATTAATAAACTACTTTTCAACATACAACATAATAAAGCATTCTCTGTATTTCATTATTCTTAGTAGCGTTATTTTAATAATTGGTGAACAGATTGGGTTTTTAACTGCAATAAATATCCAACTAATTAAAATTCCATATCTCTTAGGAATTGCATGCATTTTTGGTAATGCCACTCACAGGATAGTCAGCGCAATACCAGAATTATCAGGTAGTGCCTCAGCAATTATGATAACACTTGAAATGTTTATTAGCTCAATTGGAGTAAGATTAGTTAGCATTTTTTACGATACCACAATTTATCCAATGGAAATATACGCAATTATTGCAACATTAATATCAATAATTACACTAACCAGATTTCATGGACAAAATAATTAA
- a CDS encoding CCA tRNA nucleotidyltransferase, with protein sequence MNTVKLNLNFPKELNTIFDIISKAKGECRLVGGCVRDYLINKVPVDFDIATNLIPEIIIKIFQRSDIKVFPIGVEHGTVLVVINGFNFEITTLRKDVKCFGRHAEVQFTNDWKEDAARRDFTMNAMSVTLNGELYDYFDGQEDLEQKKVKFVGNPTKRIEEDYLRILRYLRFLGLFGLKNIDDASYKASIKNIQNLEYISKERIRSELLKLLASQFAKEVLIKLTEENIFHYIGLSSITISSKLLQRINFKIDDPLVNLATLCNLSTTQNANKVAQLKNNLQLSNKEYKELNWLTSFTNQPKFTDYHHYKYWYEYGKDLYLRFLFVVNNITEINEYKKYLYEVLNGEDFVFPLKGRDLQNLNITGKAIGDAIKKAKDYWHANNNMPNKLELISYLKIVT encoded by the coding sequence ATGAATACAGTTAAATTAAATTTAAATTTTCCCAAAGAATTAAATACAATATTTGATATTATTTCTAAGGCAAAAGGAGAGTGCAGATTGGTTGGTGGGTGTGTAAGAGATTATTTAATAAATAAAGTGCCAGTAGATTTTGATATTGCAACAAATTTAATCCCTGAAATAATAATAAAAATATTTCAACGAAGCGATATTAAAGTTTTTCCAATTGGAGTTGAGCATGGGACTGTTTTGGTAGTGATTAACGGATTTAATTTTGAGATAACTACATTAAGGAAAGATGTTAAATGTTTTGGTCGACATGCAGAGGTTCAATTTACAAATGATTGGAAAGAAGATGCTGCAAGGAGAGATTTCACAATGAACGCTATGTCAGTAACTCTAAATGGAGAACTATATGATTATTTTGATGGTCAGGAAGATTTAGAGCAAAAAAAGGTCAAGTTTGTTGGAAATCCAACTAAGAGAATTGAGGAAGATTATTTAAGAATATTACGCTATTTAAGATTTTTAGGCCTTTTTGGTTTGAAAAACATAGATGATGCAAGCTATAAAGCCTCTATAAAAAATATCCAAAATCTTGAGTACATATCCAAGGAAAGAATTAGGAGCGAATTACTAAAATTACTTGCATCTCAATTTGCCAAAGAAGTGCTTATAAAGCTAACAGAAGAAAATATTTTTCATTATATTGGATTATCTTCAATTACCATTAGCAGTAAATTACTTCAAAGAATTAATTTTAAAATTGATGATCCATTGGTGAATTTAGCTACACTATGTAACTTAAGCACCACACAAAATGCTAACAAAGTTGCTCAACTAAAAAATAATCTACAACTCTCCAACAAGGAATATAAAGAGCTCAATTGGCTTACTTCATTTACTAACCAACCAAAATTTACAGATTATCACCACTATAAATATTGGTATGAATATGGCAAAGATTTATATCTAAGATTTTTATTTGTAGTGAATAATATCACTGAAATTAATGAGTATAAGAAATATTTATATGAAGTATTAAATGGTGAAGATTTTGTTTTCCCACTTAAAGGTAGGGATTTGCAAAATCTTAACATTACGGGGAAGGCCATAGGAGACGCAATAAAGAAAGCTAAAGACTATTGGCATGCCAACAACAATATGCCAAATAAATTAGAACTTATAAGCTATTTAAAAATAGTAACCTAG
- the pgeF gene encoding peptidoglycan editing factor PgeF produces MSDIFIESSLLKNVGVEHGFFTRNGGVSSDEFSSLNCKFNNLDNIENVNNNLIIAANCLSVNIEDLTLLNQIHSNMVIKANNTINKIEGDAIYSSRKNSVIGVITADCVPILVWDNKNNIALAIHAGWKGALNGIIENSISAIKKGSESQFYAAIGPCIRQNNYEVDEKFYVLFLEETTLNNKYFKNSVNKGRFLFDLPKYCYEKLIKYGVSKIDDLKIDTYSDEKKFFSCRRALHKGEKNFGCQLSLIKI; encoded by the coding sequence ATGTCGGACATTTTTATAGAATCATCTTTATTAAAAAATGTTGGGGTTGAGCATGGATTCTTTACTCGAAATGGTGGTGTAAGCTCAGATGAATTTAGTAGTTTAAACTGTAAATTTAACAATCTGGATAATATAGAAAACGTTAATAATAATTTAATTATTGCCGCTAATTGCCTAAGTGTAAATATAGAAGATTTAACATTACTAAATCAAATTCACTCAAATATGGTAATAAAAGCAAATAATACCATCAATAAAATCGAGGGTGATGCAATTTATTCATCTAGGAAAAATAGTGTAATAGGAGTGATTACTGCAGATTGTGTGCCAATATTAGTTTGGGATAATAAAAATAATATTGCCTTAGCAATACATGCTGGATGGAAGGGTGCTCTAAATGGTATTATAGAAAATTCAATTAGTGCAATCAAAAAAGGTAGTGAATCCCAATTTTATGCTGCAATAGGTCCATGTATAAGACAAAATAATTATGAAGTTGATGAGAAATTTTATGTATTATTTTTAGAGGAAACTACTTTAAATAATAAGTATTTTAAAAATTCAGTGAATAAAGGGAGATTTTTATTTGACTTACCTAAATACTGTTATGAAAAGTTGATAAAATATGGCGTAAGTAAAATTGATGACTTAAAAATTGATACTTACTCAGATGAAAAAAAATTTTTTAGCTGTAGAAGAGCCCTTCACAAAGGGGAGAAGAATTTTGGATGTCAATTATCATTAATCAAAATTTAA
- the gshA gene encoding glutamate--cysteine ligase has translation MHNLKKNEIHSYIDDLDNFILKNENLIETWIKTKELKDTPLYSSIDIRNSGFKISPIDTNLFPSGFNNISKQGLQKATQYFLQYFSKFFPDAKKIALVSEQFTRNVNYYENIKFLLKALQDTNLEVRVLIMGEESIDVEGLTFFQFQKQSSVIVTNDNWSPDLIVLNNDLTEKIPEKLTALSIPILPNLKYGWHSRRKCSHYKAYNDLIDLFCIEFKIDPWLISTYYSKCINVNFKKKEGLQCIAQKIDKLIVEIQKKYDEYQIKREPVVFIKPNNGTFGRGIMSVKSGDEIINLNKKMRHSLNTIKDNVINSEVVIQEGIPTIERVEDYPAESIIYLVGAKVIGKFMRYNTVKGVDNNLNSSGMLFAKNLEISPSELLLSKLATIAVGYEKIE, from the coding sequence ATGCATAACCTAAAAAAAAATGAAATACACAGTTATATCGATGATTTAGATAACTTTATTTTAAAGAATGAGAACTTGATTGAAACATGGATTAAGACAAAAGAGTTAAAAGATACTCCGCTGTATTCGTCAATTGATATTAGAAATTCAGGATTCAAAATTTCTCCAATTGATACAAATCTCTTTCCATCTGGGTTTAATAATATATCGAAACAAGGATTGCAGAAGGCAACGCAATATTTTTTGCAGTACTTTAGTAAATTTTTCCCTGATGCTAAGAAAATCGCTTTAGTTTCGGAGCAATTTACGAGAAATGTTAATTATTATGAAAACATAAAATTTTTACTTAAAGCTTTGCAAGATACAAATCTTGAAGTAAGGGTTTTAATTATGGGTGAAGAATCGATTGATGTTGAAGGTTTAACGTTTTTTCAATTTCAAAAACAAAGCTCTGTTATAGTTACCAATGATAACTGGTCTCCAGATTTAATCGTACTAAATAACGATCTAACAGAAAAAATACCGGAAAAGTTAACAGCTCTATCAATTCCAATATTACCAAATTTAAAATATGGCTGGCACAGTAGGAGAAAATGTTCTCATTATAAAGCCTATAACGATCTGATTGATTTATTTTGTATTGAGTTCAAAATAGACCCTTGGTTAATCAGTACATATTACTCAAAATGCATTAATGTTAATTTTAAAAAGAAAGAGGGATTGCAGTGTATAGCTCAAAAAATTGATAAACTTATAGTTGAGATTCAAAAAAAATATGATGAATATCAAATTAAGCGAGAGCCTGTTGTATTTATCAAACCAAATAATGGTACATTTGGAAGGGGTATAATGTCAGTAAAAAGTGGGGATGAAATCATAAATCTCAACAAGAAAATGAGACATAGCTTAAATACAATAAAAGACAATGTAATTAATTCAGAGGTGGTAATACAAGAGGGTATACCAACAATAGAAAGAGTTGAAGATTATCCAGCAGAAAGTATTATATACCTAGTTGGTGCGAAAGTTATTGGAAAATTTATGAGATATAATACAGTAAAAGGTGTCGATAATAATTTGAATTCAAGTGGTATGTTATTTGCCAAAAATCTAGAAATATCCCCAAGTGAGTTATTACTAAGTAAATTGGCAACCATTGCAGTGGGTTATGAAAAAATCGAATAG